The Candidatus Rokuibacteriota bacterium genome segment GCCGTGGGGTCGAGCGCGCGCACCTCGCGCGCGAGCACCTTGACCTTGAGCCGCCCGACGTCACGGAGGCGCGCCCCGAAGAGACGATTGAGGTTGCTCGGCTCCACCCGGTCGGGATCGATCAGGATCAACCGGCGGAACCCGAGCCCGCGAGCCTGGGCGACCCACGCCGACCCGATGCCCCCCGCGCCACAGACCGCCAGGCGCGGCTCGCGCAGCCGCTGCTGGCCGTCCCCGCCCAGCCAGCGGATATTGCGGTCCAGACGGGCCACCGGCAGGGTGCCGTCGTCGATCCGGGAAGCACGCGCCGCCGCAGCGAAGGCGACGATGCGGCGGATCCCGGCCGGACCCACGGCGCGCAGCTCCCTGACGCGAGCGACGATGCGGCCGTCGCCCCGGTAAACCTCCGCGGAGAAGCCCTCCTCGCGCTGTCCCCAGACGAGCCGCAGGAACGGAACCTCCCGGCGCACATCGGCTCCCCGGGGATAGCCCCGCACCGTGGCGATCTCGCCCCGGAGGAACCGGTCATCCGTCCCGCTGAACGCGGCCCCCTGCGAGAAGGGGTGGCTGTGCGCGTGGAGGTAACCGGCGGCGCCCGAGGTCGCCAGGCGATGAAGCGTATGGAGGACGTAAGTCGGCGCGGGCTCGACGCTGGCGCCATCCTGGCGGCGATAGTCGCCGTCCCCGGGCAGGAGGAGCCGGTGGAGGAAGTACTCCCCGGGCTCGACTGACCGGCAGCGGCCCAGGAGCCCGAAGGCCGCCCGCTCGAGCCCGTCGGCCTGGAGGAGGTGCGCGCGGAGCCCGGCGAGATCGCGCTCGGCCATGACGAGCGTCGCATCCGGAACGTGGGCGGAGACACCAGGCCAGAGCCAGCCGCCGAGAGCACCACGCATCATCGCTTCGCCTCCCAGCGGGGGTTGAACGGGTCACTCAGGAACAGCTCCACCTGCTTGAGGAAGGTCAGGATGTTGTCCGCCGGGCGCCAGCCGTCCATGTGGAGGCACAGGTAGCGCCAGTTGCGGCTGCGGACCGTCGGGGTGGGGGCGTAGCGCCGCGCCTCGTCGAAGTAGTGTGGGATCTCCCGCCACGCCCCCGCGTGCCACACCCGGAGCGCCGGGTCCACGTAGAGCTCCTTGTAGGGGACGCCGTGGCCGTAGCCGTCCGGGATCATCACCAGGAGGTTGGTCGCGCGCACAGTGAGCCCCGGCGGCAGCGGGAAGCCTTCGACCGTCACCCAGGAGTAGTCCGGCGCCCACACGACCGCGTCGGCTCCATGGACGGCGACAAGGAGACGCAGCTCGGTCGTGATCCGCTGCGTATGCCGCATCAGCCCCCCGCCAGGAAGGGTCGCGTCCGGCCGACCTGGTCCCCGTCGCGCAGCTGCACCGGCAGGTCGTCGTCGAGCACCTCCGGCGCCTCCCCCGGGGCGGCGACGCGGTAGACCACGTCCTCCGGGTCCGCCCCGGCGAGCCGCTTGAGATCCCGGCCCGTCAGCGTGCCAGCGGGAATGTCGAACTCCTGGCCGTCCATCACCACTCGCGGCATCCTCAGCCCTCCTCACACGGCCCGTTTCATGTGCCGCAGCCCCTCGCCCCTGCCATCAGCTGGGGCGGACAGCGACCGCTTCGACTGACATGGCGCCGCCAGCCACCGCGCCCCCTGGCGGGCGCTCACCGGGCCTCACCGCCGTCGCCGTCGGCCTCGGCGGGCGTGGAGTCCGCTGCCCGCGTCTCGGCCTCCGCGGCCCAAGGGACCAGCCACACGGCGGCCACGACGCTGACCGCCAGCCAGGCGTCGAACGCCGTCAACAGCGTGGAATGGTCGAGCCACCTCACGAGCCGGTGCCCCAGGTACCACCAGCCGAAACCAAACGTCGCCATCAGCGCGCCCCGCGCGACCCTCTCCCAGTCGCGGAACCTCGGCTCCCCGCTCGAGGGTGACTGCATGTCGCTCACCTCCCCGTCTTCACGCCTCAAGCGTCGTTCCCAGGGAGCGCAGGCCTGGCGGCCAGCGGCGCCCTCACCGGCCAGGCCTGAGCGGGACGACCCGCTCGATGGCGCTGGGAGGGACCCTCTTGGGCGAGGTGATCTCGCCAACCCCCGGGGCACCCCCGACGGTGCGGTTGACGCGTGCCGGGTGTCCCCCCGGCAAGCGCACGGTCTCGCGGACCTCTGGTGCGTTTCGCAGGCCATACCGGGCCTGGGCCTGGCTGGCGGCAGGCGGGCGGCCCCGCACAGCGTGTGAGGTCATGTGCGATCCGCGGGCGATGCCGGTCCT includes the following:
- a CDS encoding ThiF family adenylyltransferase is translated as MMRGALGGWLWPGVSAHVPDATLVMAERDLAGLRAHLLQADGLERAAFGLLGRCRSVEPGEYFLHRLLLPGDGDYRRQDGASVEPAPTYVLHTLHRLATSGAAGYLHAHSHPFSQGAAFSGTDDRFLRGEIATVRGYPRGADVRREVPFLRLVWGQREEGFSAEVYRGDGRIVARVRELRAVGPAGIRRIVAFAAAARASRIDDGTLPVARLDRNIRWLGGDGQQRLREPRLAVCGAGGIGSAWVAQARGLGFRRLILIDPDRVEPSNLNRLFGARLRDVGRLKVKVLAREVRALDPTAEVEIVPAPLQSEEARRALLRADLIVCGLDNMAARLEAQVVAARYLKPLLDMGSGIVLRPGTRQVQHMGAQAALYAPGGPCLLCQGVVNPSRILSPEHRALRRGLGYVEGAEEAAPPSVVTLNALVAALGLEALVRYLTGFGPAPTHLRYDSLA
- a CDS encoding multiubiquitin domain-containing protein, whose protein sequence is MPRVVMDGQEFDIPAGTLTGRDLKRLAGADPEDVVYRVAAPGEAPEVLDDDLPVQLRDGDQVGRTRPFLAGG